A region of Homo sapiens chromosome 17, GRCh38.p14 Primary Assembly DNA encodes the following proteins:
- the GFAP gene encoding glial fibrillary acidic protein isoform 3 (isoform 3 is encoded by transcript variant 3) encodes MERRRITSAARRSYVSSGEMMVGGLAPGRRLGPGTRLSLARMPPPLPTRVDFSLAGALNAGFKETRASERAEMMELNDRFASYIEKVRFLEQQNKALAAELNQLRAKEPTKLADVYQAELRELRLRLDQLTANSARLEVERDNLAQDLATVRQKLQDETNLRLEAENNLAAYRQEADEATLARLDLERKIESLEEEIRFLRKIHEEEVRELQEQLARQQVHVELDVAKPDLTAALKEIRTQYEAMASSNMHEAEEWYRSKFADLTDAAARNAELLRQAKHEANDYRRQLQSLTCDLESLRGTNESLERQMREQEERHVREAASYQEALARLEEEGQSLKDEMARHLQEYQDLLNVKLALDIEIATYRKLLEGEENRITIPVQTFSNLQIRGQYSRASWEGHWSPAPSSRACRLLQTGTEDQGKGIQLSLGAFVTLQRS; translated from the exons ATGGAGAGGAGACGCATCACCTCCGCTGCTCGCCGCTCCTACGTCTCCTCAGGGGAGATGATGGTGGGGGGCCTGGCTCCTGGCCGCCGTCTGGGTCCTGGCACCCGCCTCTCCCTGGCTCGAATGCCCCCTCCACTCCCGACCCGGGTGGATTTCTCCCTGGCTGGGGCACTCAATGCTGGCTTCAAGGAGACCCGGGCCAGTGAGCGGGCAGAGATGATGGAGCTCAATGACCGCTTTGCCAGCTACATCGAGAAGGTTCGCTTCCTGGAACAGCAAAACAAGGCGCTGGCTGCTGAGCTGAACCAGCTGCGGGCCAAGGAGCCCACCAAGCTGGCAGACGTCTACCAGGCTGAGCTGCGAGAGCTGCGGCTGCGGCTCGATCAACTCACCGCCAACAGCGCCCGGCTGGAGGTTGAGAGGGACAATCTGGCACAGGACCTGGCCACTGTGAGGCAGAA GCTCCAGGATGAAACCAACCTGAGGCTGGAAGCCGAGAACAACCTGGCTGCCTATAGACAg GAAGCAGATGAAGCCACCCTGGCCCGTCTGGATCTGGAGAGGAAGATTGAGTCGCTGGAGGAGGAGATCCGGTTCTTGAGGAAGATCCACGAGGAG GAGGTTCGGGAACTCCAGGAGCAGCTGGCCCGACAGCAGGTCCATGTGGAGCTTGACGTGGCCAAGCCAGACCTCACCGCAGCCCTGAAAGAGATCCGCACGCAGTATGAGGCAATGGCGTCCAGCAACATGCATGAAGCCGAAGAGTGGTACCGCTCCAAG TTTGCAGACCTGACAGACGCTGCTGCCCGCAACGCGGAGCTGCTCCGCCAGGCCAAGCACGAAGCCAACGACTACCGGCGCCAGTTGCAGTCCTTGACCTGCGACCTGGAGTCTCTGCGCGGCACG AACGAGTCCCTGGAGAGGCAGATGCGCGAGCAGGAGGAGCGGCACGTGCGGGAGGCGGCCAGTTATCAGGAGGCGCTGGCGCGGCTGGAGGAAGAGGGGCAGAGCCTCAAGGACGAGATGGCCCGCCACTTGCAGGAGTACCAGGACCTGCTCAATGTCAAGCTGGCCCTGGACATCGAGATCGCCACCTACAGGAAGCTGCTAGAGGGCGAGGAGAACCG GATCACCATTCCCGTGCAGACCTTCTCCAACCTGCAGATTCGAGGTCAGTACAGCAGGGCCTCGTGGGAAGGGCACTGGAgtcctgccccctcctccagggCCTGTAGGTTGCTCCAGACTGGGACTGAGGATCAGGGCAAAGGGATCCAGCTCTCCCTGGGGGCCTTCGTGACACTGCAGCGCTCCTAG
- the GFAP gene encoding glial fibrillary acidic protein isoform 1 (isoform 1 is encoded by transcript variant 1) has translation MERRRITSAARRSYVSSGEMMVGGLAPGRRLGPGTRLSLARMPPPLPTRVDFSLAGALNAGFKETRASERAEMMELNDRFASYIEKVRFLEQQNKALAAELNQLRAKEPTKLADVYQAELRELRLRLDQLTANSARLEVERDNLAQDLATVRQKLQDETNLRLEAENNLAAYRQEADEATLARLDLERKIESLEEEIRFLRKIHEEEVRELQEQLARQQVHVELDVAKPDLTAALKEIRTQYEAMASSNMHEAEEWYRSKFADLTDAAARNAELLRQAKHEANDYRRQLQSLTCDLESLRGTNESLERQMREQEERHVREAASYQEALARLEEEGQSLKDEMARHLQEYQDLLNVKLALDIEIATYRKLLEGEENRITIPVQTFSNLQIRETSLDTKSVSEGHLKRNIVVKTVEMRDGEVIKESKQEHKDVM, from the exons ATGGAGAGGAGACGCATCACCTCCGCTGCTCGCCGCTCCTACGTCTCCTCAGGGGAGATGATGGTGGGGGGCCTGGCTCCTGGCCGCCGTCTGGGTCCTGGCACCCGCCTCTCCCTGGCTCGAATGCCCCCTCCACTCCCGACCCGGGTGGATTTCTCCCTGGCTGGGGCACTCAATGCTGGCTTCAAGGAGACCCGGGCCAGTGAGCGGGCAGAGATGATGGAGCTCAATGACCGCTTTGCCAGCTACATCGAGAAGGTTCGCTTCCTGGAACAGCAAAACAAGGCGCTGGCTGCTGAGCTGAACCAGCTGCGGGCCAAGGAGCCCACCAAGCTGGCAGACGTCTACCAGGCTGAGCTGCGAGAGCTGCGGCTGCGGCTCGATCAACTCACCGCCAACAGCGCCCGGCTGGAGGTTGAGAGGGACAATCTGGCACAGGACCTGGCCACTGTGAGGCAGAA GCTCCAGGATGAAACCAACCTGAGGCTGGAAGCCGAGAACAACCTGGCTGCCTATAGACAg GAAGCAGATGAAGCCACCCTGGCCCGTCTGGATCTGGAGAGGAAGATTGAGTCGCTGGAGGAGGAGATCCGGTTCTTGAGGAAGATCCACGAGGAG GAGGTTCGGGAACTCCAGGAGCAGCTGGCCCGACAGCAGGTCCATGTGGAGCTTGACGTGGCCAAGCCAGACCTCACCGCAGCCCTGAAAGAGATCCGCACGCAGTATGAGGCAATGGCGTCCAGCAACATGCATGAAGCCGAAGAGTGGTACCGCTCCAAG TTTGCAGACCTGACAGACGCTGCTGCCCGCAACGCGGAGCTGCTCCGCCAGGCCAAGCACGAAGCCAACGACTACCGGCGCCAGTTGCAGTCCTTGACCTGCGACCTGGAGTCTCTGCGCGGCACG AACGAGTCCCTGGAGAGGCAGATGCGCGAGCAGGAGGAGCGGCACGTGCGGGAGGCGGCCAGTTATCAGGAGGCGCTGGCGCGGCTGGAGGAAGAGGGGCAGAGCCTCAAGGACGAGATGGCCCGCCACTTGCAGGAGTACCAGGACCTGCTCAATGTCAAGCTGGCCCTGGACATCGAGATCGCCACCTACAGGAAGCTGCTAGAGGGCGAGGAGAACCG GATCACCATTCCCGTGCAGACCTTCTCCAACCTGCAGATTCGAG aaaccagcctggacaccaAGTCTGTGTCAGAAGGCCACCTCAAGAGGAACATCGTGGTGAAGACCGTGGAGATGCGGGATGGAGAG GTCATTAAGGAGTCCAAGCAGGAGCACAAGGATGTGATGTGA
- the FAM187A gene encoding Ig-like V-type domain-containing protein FAM187A precursor: protein MHLALTTVLLWAWGLQAFEIVEKENIFQRTPCPAFLMFENAAYLADMSFELPCHCKPEEVPAVVWFYQKHLGSSHTKVLTDFDGRVLTEAAQVRVGSDMLTRFSIRMFSLLVFRAQSEDSGLYFCGTRKGDYFYAYDVDIQNSEGMVATFQDKGQEPFADEYYGHLHVFTTFWEWTPCDRCGVRGEQWRIGLCYLQSPDLSPRYLKAVPDVVSCGSRAVPRKLRTKARDHTPEVLVRSCLVPCEKTKTIREGVLAIINYVSKVGSRPWVPQVPIQFHQQRLGHGLIISCPGARPEHAVAWDKDRQHLYRTQYLKGVNRSMRVFIDHGNQLHIRFTQLDDRGIYYCWRQGVLVAGFRLGVTSHGHYPASFSDPETRSAVELTLIGYLLITAVFVTIHFCRCCCYLFHCCPSFSP from the coding sequence ATGCACCTGGCCCTCACCACTGTGCTCCTGTGGGCATGGGGGCTCCAGGCCTTTGAAATTGTggagaaggaaaacatttttcagagGACCCCCTGCCCTGCTTTCCTGATGTTTGAAAATGCAGCCTACCTGGCCGACATGAGCTTTGAGCTTCCCTGTCACTGCAAACCCGAAGAGGTGCCAGCTGTAGTCTGGTTCTACCAAAAGCACCTAGGTAGCAGCCACACCAAAGTGCTGACGGACTTTGATGGGCGGGTGCTGACGGAGGCAGCCCAGGTACGTGTGGGCAGCGACATGCTGACCCGCTTCAGCATCCGCATGTTCAGCTTGTTGGTTTTCAGGGCTCAGTCTGAGGACTCAGGCCTGTACTTCTGCGGCACCCGCAAGGGGGACTACTTTTACGCCTACGATGTGGACATCCAGAACAGTGAGGGAATGGTGGCCACTTTCCAGGACAAGGGCCAGGAGCCCTTTGCAGATGAATACTATGGGCACCTCCATGTCTTCACCACCTTCTGGGAATGGACCCCCTGTGACCGCTGCGGAGTGCGTGGGGAGCAGTGGCGCATCGGCCTCTGCTACCTGCAGAGCCCAGACCTCTCCCCACGCTACCTCAAGGCCGTGCCCGATGTGGTGTCTTGTGGCTCAAGGGCTGTGCCAAGGAAGCTGCGGACCAAGGCCAGGGACCACACGCCTGAGGTGCTGGTTCGGAGCTGCTTAGTACCCTGTGAGAAGACAAAGACCATCCGGGAGGGCGTGCTGGCCATCATTAACTATGTGTCCAAAGTGGGCAGCCGGCCCTGGGTGCCCCAGGTGCCCATTCAGTTCCACCAGCAGAGACTGGGCCATGGACTCATCATCTCCTGTCCTGGGGCCCGGCCAGAGCATGCAGTGGCCTGGGACAAAGACCGCCAGCACCTCTACCGCACACAGTACCTGAAGGGTGTCAACAGGTCCATGAGGGTGTTCATTGACCACGGCAACCAGCTCCACATCCGCTTCACCCAGCTGGATGACCGGGGCATCTACTATTGCTGGAGGCAGGGTGTGCTAGTTGCTGGCTTCCGGCTGGGTGTGACATCTCATGGGCACTACCCAGCCTCGTTCTCAGATCCTGAGACTCGCTCGGCTGTGGAGCTCACCCTGATAGGCTACCTGCTCATCACAGCAGTCTTTGTCACCATTCACTTCTGTCGTTGCTGCTGCTACTTATTTCACTGTTGTCCCAGCTTCTCCCCCTAG
- the GFAP gene encoding glial fibrillary acidic protein isoform 4 (isoform 4 is encoded by transcript variant 4), protein MERRRITSAARRSYVSSGEMMVGGLAPGRRLGPGTRLSLARMPPPLPTRVDFSLAGALNAGFKETRASERAEMMELNDRFASYIEKVRFLEQQNKALAAELNQLRAKEPTKLADVYQAELRELRLRLDQLTANSARLEVERDNLAQDLATVRQKLQDETNLRLEAENNLAAYRQEADEATLARLDLERKIESLEEEIRFLRKIHEEEVRELQEQLARQQVHVELDVAKPDLTAALKEIRTQYEAMASSNMHEAEEWYRSKFADLTDAAARNAELLRQAKHEANDYRRQLQSLTCDLESLRGTNESLERQMREQEERHVREAASYQEALARLEEEGQSLKDEMARHLQEYQDLLNVKLALDIEIATYRKLLEGEENRITIPVQTFSNLQIRGGKSTKDGENHKVTRYLKSLTIRVIPIQAHQIVNGTPPARETSLDTKSVSEGHLKRNIVVKTVEMRDGEVIKESKQEHKDVM, encoded by the exons ATGGAGAGGAGACGCATCACCTCCGCTGCTCGCCGCTCCTACGTCTCCTCAGGGGAGATGATGGTGGGGGGCCTGGCTCCTGGCCGCCGTCTGGGTCCTGGCACCCGCCTCTCCCTGGCTCGAATGCCCCCTCCACTCCCGACCCGGGTGGATTTCTCCCTGGCTGGGGCACTCAATGCTGGCTTCAAGGAGACCCGGGCCAGTGAGCGGGCAGAGATGATGGAGCTCAATGACCGCTTTGCCAGCTACATCGAGAAGGTTCGCTTCCTGGAACAGCAAAACAAGGCGCTGGCTGCTGAGCTGAACCAGCTGCGGGCCAAGGAGCCCACCAAGCTGGCAGACGTCTACCAGGCTGAGCTGCGAGAGCTGCGGCTGCGGCTCGATCAACTCACCGCCAACAGCGCCCGGCTGGAGGTTGAGAGGGACAATCTGGCACAGGACCTGGCCACTGTGAGGCAGAA GCTCCAGGATGAAACCAACCTGAGGCTGGAAGCCGAGAACAACCTGGCTGCCTATAGACAg GAAGCAGATGAAGCCACCCTGGCCCGTCTGGATCTGGAGAGGAAGATTGAGTCGCTGGAGGAGGAGATCCGGTTCTTGAGGAAGATCCACGAGGAG GAGGTTCGGGAACTCCAGGAGCAGCTGGCCCGACAGCAGGTCCATGTGGAGCTTGACGTGGCCAAGCCAGACCTCACCGCAGCCCTGAAAGAGATCCGCACGCAGTATGAGGCAATGGCGTCCAGCAACATGCATGAAGCCGAAGAGTGGTACCGCTCCAAG TTTGCAGACCTGACAGACGCTGCTGCCCGCAACGCGGAGCTGCTCCGCCAGGCCAAGCACGAAGCCAACGACTACCGGCGCCAGTTGCAGTCCTTGACCTGCGACCTGGAGTCTCTGCGCGGCACG AACGAGTCCCTGGAGAGGCAGATGCGCGAGCAGGAGGAGCGGCACGTGCGGGAGGCGGCCAGTTATCAGGAGGCGCTGGCGCGGCTGGAGGAAGAGGGGCAGAGCCTCAAGGACGAGATGGCCCGCCACTTGCAGGAGTACCAGGACCTGCTCAATGTCAAGCTGGCCCTGGACATCGAGATCGCCACCTACAGGAAGCTGCTAGAGGGCGAGGAGAACCG GATCACCATTCCCGTGCAGACCTTCTCCAACCTGCAGATTCGAG GGGGCAAAAGCACCAAAGACGGGGAAAATCACAAGGTCACAAGATATCTCAAAAGCCTCACAATACGAGTTATACCAATACAGGCTCACCAGATTGTAAATGGAACGCCGCCGGCTCGCG aaaccagcctggacaccaAGTCTGTGTCAGAAGGCCACCTCAAGAGGAACATCGTGGTGAAGACCGTGGAGATGCGGGATGGAGAG GTCATTAAGGAGTCCAAGCAGGAGCACAAGGATGTGATGTGA
- the GFAP gene encoding glial fibrillary acidic protein isoform 2 (isoform 2 is encoded by transcript variant 2), translating into MERRRITSAARRSYVSSGEMMVGGLAPGRRLGPGTRLSLARMPPPLPTRVDFSLAGALNAGFKETRASERAEMMELNDRFASYIEKVRFLEQQNKALAAELNQLRAKEPTKLADVYQAELRELRLRLDQLTANSARLEVERDNLAQDLATVRQKLQDETNLRLEAENNLAAYRQEADEATLARLDLERKIESLEEEIRFLRKIHEEEVRELQEQLARQQVHVELDVAKPDLTAALKEIRTQYEAMASSNMHEAEEWYRSKFADLTDAAARNAELLRQAKHEANDYRRQLQSLTCDLESLRGTNESLERQMREQEERHVREAASYQEALARLEEEGQSLKDEMARHLQEYQDLLNVKLALDIEIATYRKLLEGEENRITIPVQTFSNLQIRGGKSTKDGENHKVTRYLKSLTIRVIPIQAHQIVNGTPPARG; encoded by the exons ATGGAGAGGAGACGCATCACCTCCGCTGCTCGCCGCTCCTACGTCTCCTCAGGGGAGATGATGGTGGGGGGCCTGGCTCCTGGCCGCCGTCTGGGTCCTGGCACCCGCCTCTCCCTGGCTCGAATGCCCCCTCCACTCCCGACCCGGGTGGATTTCTCCCTGGCTGGGGCACTCAATGCTGGCTTCAAGGAGACCCGGGCCAGTGAGCGGGCAGAGATGATGGAGCTCAATGACCGCTTTGCCAGCTACATCGAGAAGGTTCGCTTCCTGGAACAGCAAAACAAGGCGCTGGCTGCTGAGCTGAACCAGCTGCGGGCCAAGGAGCCCACCAAGCTGGCAGACGTCTACCAGGCTGAGCTGCGAGAGCTGCGGCTGCGGCTCGATCAACTCACCGCCAACAGCGCCCGGCTGGAGGTTGAGAGGGACAATCTGGCACAGGACCTGGCCACTGTGAGGCAGAA GCTCCAGGATGAAACCAACCTGAGGCTGGAAGCCGAGAACAACCTGGCTGCCTATAGACAg GAAGCAGATGAAGCCACCCTGGCCCGTCTGGATCTGGAGAGGAAGATTGAGTCGCTGGAGGAGGAGATCCGGTTCTTGAGGAAGATCCACGAGGAG GAGGTTCGGGAACTCCAGGAGCAGCTGGCCCGACAGCAGGTCCATGTGGAGCTTGACGTGGCCAAGCCAGACCTCACCGCAGCCCTGAAAGAGATCCGCACGCAGTATGAGGCAATGGCGTCCAGCAACATGCATGAAGCCGAAGAGTGGTACCGCTCCAAG TTTGCAGACCTGACAGACGCTGCTGCCCGCAACGCGGAGCTGCTCCGCCAGGCCAAGCACGAAGCCAACGACTACCGGCGCCAGTTGCAGTCCTTGACCTGCGACCTGGAGTCTCTGCGCGGCACG AACGAGTCCCTGGAGAGGCAGATGCGCGAGCAGGAGGAGCGGCACGTGCGGGAGGCGGCCAGTTATCAGGAGGCGCTGGCGCGGCTGGAGGAAGAGGGGCAGAGCCTCAAGGACGAGATGGCCCGCCACTTGCAGGAGTACCAGGACCTGCTCAATGTCAAGCTGGCCCTGGACATCGAGATCGCCACCTACAGGAAGCTGCTAGAGGGCGAGGAGAACCG GATCACCATTCCCGTGCAGACCTTCTCCAACCTGCAGATTCGAG GGGGCAAAAGCACCAAAGACGGGGAAAATCACAAGGTCACAAGATATCTCAAAAGCCTCACAATACGAGTTATACCAATACAGGCTCACCAGATTGTAAATGGAACGCCGCCGGCTCGCGGTTAG